A stretch of Microbulbifer bruguierae DNA encodes these proteins:
- a CDS encoding HAD-IA family hydrolase yields the protein MILDWDGTVCNSEQRITRCMQRASDRVGLPVLEPAAIGQIIGLGLPEAIAALFPEAHSEQRALLRDYYAEEWLAARAEPLSLFDGVLATLDRLLTAGHQLAVATGKSRRGLNSEFEVHGVGHLFLSSRCADETASKPDPRMLNEILRETGYPVAQAVMVGDTEYDLKMAAAIGMDAIGVSYGVHDRARLHGCGPRQIIDHFSELLEWPPLVA from the coding sequence GTGATTCTCGATTGGGATGGAACTGTTTGTAACTCAGAGCAGCGCATTACCCGTTGTATGCAGCGCGCATCTGACAGGGTTGGGCTGCCAGTGCTGGAGCCTGCTGCCATTGGTCAGATTATTGGTCTTGGATTGCCTGAGGCGATAGCAGCCCTGTTTCCTGAAGCGCACAGTGAGCAGCGTGCTCTGCTTCGGGATTACTATGCAGAGGAGTGGCTCGCGGCGCGGGCGGAACCTCTGTCACTGTTCGATGGTGTTCTGGCTACCCTGGATCGCCTATTGACGGCGGGTCATCAGTTGGCGGTGGCCACCGGGAAGAGCCGGCGCGGACTCAATAGTGAATTTGAAGTGCACGGTGTTGGGCATTTGTTTTTGTCCAGTCGCTGTGCAGATGAGACGGCGTCCAAGCCTGATCCGCGCATGCTCAATGAGATTTTGCGAGAGACCGGCTACCCGGTAGCGCAGGCGGTGATGGTGGGGGATACGGAATACGACCTGAAGATGGCGGCCGCTATTGGTATGGACGCTATCGGTGTCAGTTATGGTGTGCACGATCGCGCACGTCTACATGGCTGCGGTCCGCGTCAGATTATCGACCATTTCAGTGAGTTACTGGAGTGGCCGCCGCTGGTGGCTTGA
- the fabG gene encoding 3-oxoacyl-ACP reductase FabG, with protein MSFTTSLEGKVALVTGASRGIGAAIADLLGAQGAIVIGTATSDAGAEKISARFTEKGLNGAGKKLDVTSAESIATVLESIKAEFGAPTILVNNAGITQDNLLMRMKDDEWDSVLNTNLTAVYRVTKSCLRDMTKARWGRIVNISSVVGSMGNAGQSNYAATKAGVGGFARALAAEVGSRGITVNTVAPGFIDTDMTKVLPEAQRETLLGKIPLGRLGAPEEIASVVAFLASDAGGYVTGETIHVNGGMYMG; from the coding sequence ATGTCTTTTACAACTTCACTTGAAGGCAAGGTGGCACTGGTTACTGGTGCCAGCCGCGGTATAGGGGCGGCCATTGCTGATCTCCTGGGCGCGCAGGGTGCGATCGTTATCGGTACTGCCACCAGTGACGCTGGCGCTGAAAAAATTTCTGCGCGTTTTACGGAGAAAGGACTAAATGGGGCCGGTAAAAAGCTGGATGTGACCAGCGCTGAAAGTATCGCTACTGTACTGGAGTCCATTAAAGCCGAGTTCGGTGCGCCAACCATACTGGTGAACAACGCCGGTATCACGCAGGACAACCTGCTCATGCGTATGAAAGACGATGAGTGGGATTCTGTGCTCAATACCAACCTGACCGCAGTTTATCGCGTGACCAAAAGTTGTTTGCGTGATATGACCAAAGCCCGTTGGGGGCGTATTGTCAATATCAGTTCCGTTGTCGGAAGCATGGGTAACGCTGGTCAAAGCAACTACGCTGCGACCAAGGCCGGCGTCGGTGGTTTTGCTCGTGCCCTCGCCGCTGAAGTTGGTTCCCGTGGCATCACTGTAAATACTGTAGCGCCCGGTTTTATCGACACAGATATGACCAAGGTTCTGCCGGAGGCGCAGCGGGAAACATTGCTGGGCAAGATTCCTCTGGGCCGTTTGGGTGCCCCCGAAGAGATTGCGTCCGTTGTCGCGTTTTTGGCCAGCGACGCTGGCGGTTATGTGACCGGAGAGACCATTCACGTGAATGGCGGCATGTATATGGGGTGA
- the rne gene encoding ribonuclease E, whose translation MKRMLINATQPEELRVALVDGQWLYDLDIENRTREQKKANIYKGKITRVEPSLEAAFVDYGAERHGFLPLKEISREYFIKQPKEIEGRIKIKDVVKEGMEVIVQVDKEERGNKGAALTTFISLAGRYLVLMPNNPRAGGISRRIEGDDRSELRDALSSVDVPSGMGIIVRTAGVGRSGEELQWDLNYLLQLWTAIKKEADDSKAPHFLFQESNVIIRAIRDYMRDDIGEVIVDENGAYQLAAEFARQVMPNYAHKVKFYDDNIPLFNRYQIESQIETAFEREVKLPSGGSIVIDVTEALVSIDINSSRATKGGDIEETARTINLEAADEIARQLRLRDMGGLVVIDFIDMQSKSNQREVEKRMEKALGMDRARVQVGRISRFGLLEMSRQRLRPSLGETTFRVCPRCSGQGTIRGTKSLALSILRLVEEEAKKERSAEIRAITPVNVATYLLNEKRKAISNIEARNNTRVVVVPNADLETPHFEVQRLRDDDSATLETSYKIASSIEEVADKNQEEEPLRAPAQPAVQQIAHTAPAPSPAEKPKAKASKESKPGLFSRLISAITALFSGEEESSNKKHQKGKGRGKNYQQRNRSQRGGRGRGRNTRGGRRDDQRSDERKDERKDERKEDTRSKRNDKRREDTEATERRSDNRDNARSESGREQSRDGNREGQRRSRRRRGGDRRSEQQSPAAEVETTNLDSAAIEVAETGDDQQRPSRRPSNVRARPQPRRRGRRGETGGADESESAEQQELNREVNEAIDSAEREATAKPRPERKPQEKPAEKPVQKQPEQQAEKQIAEPAQAARKPSGDRPQPARQEVAQKAEKPPVEAQPAAEPASATSVQASSAHPEAVDAAEAPKAEVAEAPKAEAPVEAAPVKETKPAVEEEKSQAESPWNTAAIAPSEPAEVEETPAVLEDATQESTAEITEVPAEEVPVPVTETAEAPSAEKVAAPHAAAKTTRASNDPRVNPNPLGEFEIVTARPAIGELRPLDTAQPAAIQHQPRPLQRPVNDPRVKRSATVEADSDSAEAS comes from the coding sequence ATGAAGAGAATGCTGATCAACGCAACCCAGCCGGAAGAGCTGCGCGTTGCACTGGTCGATGGCCAATGGCTGTACGACCTCGATATCGAAAACCGCACCCGCGAACAAAAAAAAGCCAACATCTACAAAGGTAAAATAACCCGCGTAGAACCCTCCCTTGAAGCCGCTTTTGTCGACTACGGCGCTGAGCGCCACGGCTTCCTGCCGCTGAAAGAAATATCCCGCGAATACTTCATAAAACAGCCCAAAGAGATCGAAGGCCGCATCAAAATCAAGGATGTGGTCAAAGAGGGCATGGAAGTTATCGTCCAGGTGGACAAAGAAGAGCGCGGGAATAAGGGCGCAGCGCTGACCACCTTTATCAGCCTCGCTGGCCGCTATCTGGTATTGATGCCCAATAACCCCCGTGCTGGCGGTATTTCACGCCGCATTGAAGGCGACGATCGCAGCGAACTGCGCGATGCCCTCTCCAGCGTCGACGTCCCCTCCGGTATGGGCATCATCGTACGCACCGCCGGTGTCGGCCGCAGTGGCGAAGAACTTCAGTGGGACCTCAACTACCTCCTGCAGCTGTGGACGGCGATCAAGAAAGAGGCGGATGACTCCAAGGCCCCCCATTTCCTGTTCCAGGAAAGCAACGTCATCATCCGCGCGATCCGCGACTATATGCGAGACGATATCGGCGAAGTCATCGTCGATGAGAATGGGGCTTACCAACTGGCGGCAGAGTTCGCCCGTCAGGTCATGCCGAACTACGCCCATAAGGTTAAGTTCTACGACGACAACATCCCGCTATTCAATCGCTACCAGATCGAAAGCCAGATCGAGACCGCGTTCGAGCGCGAAGTGAAACTGCCTTCCGGTGGCTCCATCGTCATCGACGTCACCGAAGCCCTGGTGTCTATCGACATCAACTCCTCTCGCGCCACCAAAGGCGGCGATATTGAGGAAACCGCGCGCACCATCAACCTGGAAGCGGCCGACGAGATCGCTCGCCAGTTGCGCCTGCGCGATATGGGTGGCCTGGTAGTCATCGACTTTATTGACATGCAGAGCAAGTCCAACCAGCGCGAAGTTGAAAAGCGTATGGAGAAGGCCCTCGGCATGGATCGTGCCCGCGTTCAGGTAGGTCGCATTTCCCGCTTCGGTCTGCTGGAAATGTCCCGCCAGCGCCTGCGCCCCTCCCTGGGTGAAACCACTTTCCGTGTGTGCCCCCGCTGCAGCGGCCAAGGCACCATTCGCGGCACCAAATCCCTGGCACTGTCTATTCTGCGCCTGGTAGAAGAGGAAGCCAAAAAAGAGCGCAGCGCCGAGATTCGAGCAATCACTCCGGTGAACGTCGCAACGTACCTGCTCAACGAAAAGCGCAAGGCGATCTCCAATATTGAAGCGCGCAACAATACCCGCGTGGTGGTTGTTCCCAACGCCGATCTGGAAACCCCGCATTTCGAAGTCCAACGCCTGCGTGATGACGATTCCGCTACTCTGGAAACGTCCTACAAAATCGCCAGCTCGATCGAAGAAGTGGCTGATAAAAATCAGGAAGAGGAACCTCTGCGCGCACCAGCACAGCCCGCAGTTCAGCAGATTGCCCACACTGCACCGGCACCCTCTCCTGCAGAAAAGCCGAAGGCAAAAGCTAGCAAGGAATCCAAACCGGGACTGTTCAGTCGCCTGATCAGCGCTATCACCGCGCTGTTCAGTGGCGAAGAAGAGTCCTCTAACAAAAAGCACCAGAAAGGCAAAGGACGCGGCAAGAACTATCAGCAGCGCAATCGCAGCCAGCGTGGCGGTCGCGGACGCGGACGCAATACTCGCGGTGGCCGCCGCGACGATCAGCGTAGCGACGAGCGCAAAGACGAGCGCAAAGACGAGCGCAAAGAGGACACTCGCTCCAAGCGTAACGACAAGCGCCGCGAAGACACTGAAGCCACAGAGCGTCGCAGTGATAACCGCGATAACGCACGCAGTGAATCCGGGCGCGAGCAGAGCAGAGATGGCAACCGTGAAGGCCAGCGTCGCAGCCGACGTCGCCGTGGCGGTGATCGCCGCAGTGAGCAGCAGAGCCCAGCCGCCGAGGTGGAAACCACCAACCTCGACAGCGCGGCTATCGAAGTTGCAGAAACCGGCGACGATCAGCAGCGTCCATCGCGCCGTCCCAGCAACGTGCGCGCCCGTCCGCAGCCTCGCCGTCGCGGTCGTCGCGGTGAAACCGGTGGCGCCGATGAAAGCGAAAGCGCCGAACAGCAGGAACTGAACCGTGAGGTAAACGAAGCCATCGATAGCGCCGAGCGTGAAGCGACGGCCAAACCGCGCCCGGAGCGCAAGCCTCAGGAAAAACCGGCTGAAAAGCCGGTGCAAAAGCAACCGGAGCAACAGGCAGAGAAACAGATCGCCGAGCCCGCACAAGCAGCACGCAAACCCTCAGGCGACCGGCCACAGCCAGCCCGCCAAGAAGTAGCGCAGAAAGCCGAAAAGCCGCCTGTAGAAGCGCAACCAGCAGCTGAGCCGGCCAGCGCAACATCTGTGCAAGCCTCCAGCGCGCATCCCGAAGCCGTAGACGCTGCAGAAGCGCCCAAAGCAGAAGTTGCTGAAGCGCCCAAAGCGGAAGCCCCGGTAGAAGCAGCACCGGTTAAGGAAACAAAACCCGCTGTCGAAGAGGAAAAATCACAGGCTGAATCACCGTGGAACACCGCTGCTATCGCGCCGAGCGAGCCAGCAGAGGTGGAAGAAACTCCAGCAGTGCTTGAAGACGCTACTCAAGAGTCAACCGCGGAAATTACTGAAGTGCCTGCCGAGGAAGTCCCTGTACCGGTAACTGAGACAGCTGAAGCCCCATCGGCAGAAAAAGTGGCAGCGCCGCACGCCGCGGCAAAAACCACCCGCGCCAGTAACGACCCTCGTGTAAACCCCAACCCGCTTGGAGAGTTCGAGATCGTTACCGCGCGCCCGGCAATCGGCGAGCTGCGCCCTCTGGATACTGCACAACCAGCAGCCATCCAGCACCAGCCCCGCCCACTGCAACGCCCGGTGAACGACCCTCGGGTTAAGCGCAGTGCTACAGTGGAAGCCGACAGCGACTCCGCCGAAGCCAGCTGA
- the rluC gene encoding 23S rRNA pseudouridine(955/2504/2580) synthase RluC, whose translation MQFLTVPEELAGQRIDNFLQARLKGVPRSRIYRILRKGEVRVNKGRVKAEYRIKGGDQVRVPPIRVSEESAPAVAGDQLRRTLEAAILYDKGGLLVVNKPAGLAVHGGSGVRLGLIEALRQMYPDSPFMELVHRLDRDTSGAILVARKRSVLLHVQAELRAGKLGKSYLALAAGKWPRGCKLVEAPLKKNTLKSGERMVVVDGEGKPSTTRFQVAERFNGATLVAAEPVTGRTHQIRVHAQFVGCPLAGDAKYTPDEVNGEFRGLGLKRLFLHSAEVGCTLPSGERVQVKAPLPSELELVLDNLRKS comes from the coding sequence GTGCAGTTTCTCACCGTGCCAGAAGAACTTGCTGGTCAGCGAATCGACAATTTCCTGCAGGCGCGACTCAAAGGCGTGCCCCGTTCGCGGATCTACCGGATTCTGCGAAAGGGGGAGGTGCGCGTTAATAAAGGAAGAGTGAAGGCGGAGTATAGGATTAAAGGGGGCGACCAGGTTCGCGTGCCGCCGATCAGGGTGTCTGAAGAGTCTGCGCCAGCGGTAGCTGGCGATCAGCTGCGGCGGACACTGGAGGCAGCCATACTTTATGACAAGGGCGGCTTGCTGGTGGTGAACAAACCTGCGGGTTTGGCTGTGCATGGTGGCAGTGGTGTGCGCCTGGGCCTGATCGAGGCGCTGCGGCAGATGTATCCGGACAGCCCGTTTATGGAGTTGGTACACCGCCTGGATCGCGATACCAGTGGCGCCATTCTGGTGGCGCGAAAGCGTTCGGTGCTGCTGCATGTACAGGCCGAGCTGCGGGCGGGCAAGCTGGGTAAGTCCTACCTGGCCCTGGCGGCAGGAAAATGGCCGCGGGGGTGCAAGCTGGTGGAGGCTCCACTGAAGAAGAACACCCTGAAAAGCGGCGAGCGCATGGTGGTTGTGGATGGCGAAGGCAAGCCGTCGACGACGCGTTTTCAGGTGGCGGAGCGCTTCAATGGCGCTACCCTGGTGGCGGCTGAGCCGGTAACCGGACGAACGCACCAGATACGGGTGCATGCGCAGTTTGTTGGCTGCCCTCTGGCGGGGGACGCCAAATACACCCCTGATGAGGTGAACGGTGAGTTTCGTGGGCTCGGGTTGAAGCGTCTGTTTTTGCATTCCGCGGAAGTCGGTTGCACGCTCCCCAGTGGTGAAAGGGTGCAGGTAAAGGCGCCTTTGCCTTCGGAGCTCGAGTTGGTGTTGGACAATCTGCGCAAGAGCTGA
- the plsX gene encoding phosphate acyltransferase PlsX, with protein sequence MSSQLRLAVDAMGGDLGPRSVVPACARFLIRFPQAELSLFGPRSQLQSLLIKQPPSVRERLEVIDCAQVITQGCNPIQALRRKRESSMAKALEAVASGACGAMVTSGNTGALLALGRSILGTVEGVRRPALGKSLPTADASCFLLDLGANIDCSAEDLVQFARMGMEAQKIFSGKSNLTVALLNIGAEEHKGTEEIRRAGKLLQSDPGINYVGFVEGHDIFTGIVDVVVCNGLMGNVAMKSAEGIIRLIGQKTFTIDKKAPIKRFFGQLAINLLRKWRAQLEPGRYNGASFLGLEGNVIKSHGGASSEAFYRALLTAKECAESDLAHKVGSAMSMQVQRQAGSE encoded by the coding sequence TTGTCCAGCCAATTACGATTGGCCGTGGATGCGATGGGCGGGGACTTAGGTCCCCGCTCTGTCGTTCCGGCCTGCGCAAGATTCCTTATCCGCTTTCCGCAGGCAGAACTCAGCCTGTTCGGCCCGCGCTCTCAACTACAATCCCTCCTTATCAAGCAGCCCCCTTCCGTGCGCGAGCGCCTGGAAGTGATCGACTGTGCCCAGGTCATTACTCAGGGTTGCAATCCGATTCAGGCGCTTCGCCGCAAGCGTGAATCCTCAATGGCAAAGGCCCTGGAGGCTGTTGCCAGTGGCGCATGTGGTGCCATGGTGACCTCCGGTAATACTGGGGCTTTGCTGGCGCTTGGTCGCAGTATATTGGGCACGGTAGAGGGGGTGCGGCGCCCAGCGCTGGGGAAGTCGCTGCCTACGGCAGATGCATCCTGCTTCCTGCTCGATCTCGGTGCCAATATCGACTGTAGCGCGGAGGACCTGGTCCAGTTTGCGCGTATGGGCATGGAAGCGCAGAAAATCTTTTCCGGGAAAAGTAATCTGACGGTGGCGCTGTTGAATATCGGTGCCGAAGAACACAAGGGAACGGAAGAGATTCGCCGCGCCGGCAAGTTGCTGCAGTCAGATCCCGGAATCAATTACGTGGGCTTTGTCGAAGGGCACGATATTTTTACCGGTATTGTTGATGTGGTGGTTTGCAATGGCCTTATGGGCAATGTTGCGATGAAATCCGCCGAAGGCATCATTCGACTGATAGGTCAAAAAACGTTTACGATCGACAAAAAAGCGCCGATAAAGCGTTTTTTTGGCCAATTAGCCATAAATCTGTTGCGAAAATGGCGCGCACAGCTAGAGCCCGGTCGCTATAATGGCGCCAGCTTTCTGGGGCTGGAGGGCAACGTCATTAAAAGTCATGGCGGTGCCAGTAGTGAGGCGTTTTACCGCGCTTTACTAACGGCGAAAGAGTGTGCTGAGTCCGACCTGGCGCACAAAGTAGGCAGTGCCATGTCTATGCAGGTTCAGCGCCAAGCTGGATCTGAGTAG
- a CDS encoding YceD family protein has product MSIPPQKSALPRRIDARKLVQREQQLDGTVPSDALPRLVSSTESIDGDVQVQLAFGRDLQRNQIASGHLEVQVHLLCQRCLQPVTERIEAEVNWGFVWTEEQGNALPKSLDPVIQEGDELDLYQVLEDEILLNLPMVAYHEVECVSRDDLQSSGKAAEAEEQRENPFKVLEQLKGSSNKS; this is encoded by the coding sequence ATGTCGATACCCCCCCAGAAATCTGCGCTCCCGCGCCGCATTGATGCACGAAAATTGGTGCAGCGCGAGCAGCAATTGGACGGCACCGTGCCATCGGATGCATTGCCTCGACTGGTCTCGTCTACCGAGTCAATAGATGGTGATGTGCAGGTGCAGCTGGCGTTTGGTCGGGATCTGCAGCGCAACCAGATTGCCAGTGGCCATCTGGAAGTGCAGGTGCATCTCCTGTGTCAGCGTTGTCTGCAGCCGGTGACCGAGCGTATTGAAGCAGAGGTCAATTGGGGGTTCGTCTGGACGGAAGAGCAGGGCAACGCATTGCCCAAGTCTCTTGATCCGGTGATACAGGAAGGTGATGAGCTGGATCTGTATCAAGTGTTGGAAGATGAGATTTTGCTCAATCTGCCGATGGTGGCTTACCACGAAGTGGAGTGTGTCTCTCGAGACGATCTTCAAAGTAGTGGCAAGGCAGCAGAAGCGGAGGAGCAACGAGAAAACCCCTTTAAAGTACTGGAACAGTTGAAGGGTTCGTCAAACAAGTCTTGA
- the fabD gene encoding ACP S-malonyltransferase: MTNPVLAFVFPGQGSQQIGMLSDTAKAFPEIGATFSEASSTLGYDLWDLCQNGAQEDINLTERTQPLLLTSSVALYRAWLANGGVKPACMAGHSLGEWSALVCAGVLAFDDAVRLVRERGRLMQEAVPAGEGAMAAIIGLDDQAVEAACAEAAQGGVVAAVNYNSPGQVVIAGSAAAVERAIESCKAAGAKRAMPLPVSAPFHTELMRPAAEKLASQIEAAVFNAPEMPVIHNVHAKSEANPAAIKALMVEQIYSPVRWTSCVQAMAVDGVSQLVECGPGKVLAGLTKRIDRSLAAFSIESPAQMSEAIASTAV; this comes from the coding sequence ATGACCAACCCAGTTTTGGCGTTCGTATTTCCGGGCCAGGGCTCCCAACAAATTGGGATGCTGAGTGACACTGCTAAGGCATTTCCTGAAATCGGCGCGACCTTTTCCGAGGCTTCCTCCACTCTTGGTTATGATCTGTGGGATCTGTGCCAGAATGGCGCCCAGGAAGATATCAACCTTACCGAACGCACTCAGCCCCTGTTGTTGACTTCAAGTGTTGCCCTCTACCGTGCCTGGCTTGCTAACGGCGGTGTAAAACCTGCGTGTATGGCGGGCCATAGTTTGGGTGAGTGGTCGGCATTGGTGTGTGCTGGTGTGCTGGCCTTCGACGACGCTGTGCGCCTGGTGCGTGAGCGGGGGCGCTTGATGCAGGAAGCCGTTCCCGCTGGTGAGGGTGCCATGGCTGCCATTATCGGTCTGGATGATCAGGCTGTTGAAGCCGCTTGTGCCGAAGCGGCCCAGGGTGGCGTGGTTGCTGCGGTCAACTATAACTCTCCGGGGCAGGTGGTTATTGCCGGTTCAGCGGCCGCAGTGGAAAGGGCGATCGAGTCCTGTAAGGCTGCCGGTGCGAAGCGCGCTATGCCGCTGCCCGTGAGCGCCCCGTTTCATACCGAGCTGATGCGCCCGGCGGCGGAAAAACTGGCGTCGCAAATTGAGGCTGCGGTGTTTAACGCACCGGAAATGCCGGTGATTCATAATGTTCACGCTAAAAGCGAAGCGAATCCAGCGGCGATCAAGGCGCTGATGGTAGAGCAGATTTATAGTCCGGTACGCTGGACTTCCTGTGTGCAGGCTATGGCAGTGGATGGCGTTTCGCAGCTGGTTGAATGCGGTCCGGGCAAAGTGCTTGCTGGCCTCACCAAGCGCATTGATCGGAGCCTCGCGGCATTCAGTATCGAATCACCAGCTCAGATGTCGGAAGCGATAGCGTCTACAGCAGTATAA
- the acpP gene encoding acyl carrier protein, with translation MSSIEERVKKIVAEQLGVKEEDVKPEASFVEDLGADSLDTVELVMALEEEFETEIPDEEAEKITTVQLAIDYINQNLG, from the coding sequence ATGAGCAGCATTGAAGAGCGCGTAAAAAAGATCGTTGCTGAACAACTGGGCGTGAAGGAAGAAGATGTAAAGCCTGAAGCATCCTTTGTTGAAGATCTCGGCGCTGACTCCCTCGACACAGTTGAGCTGGTAATGGCTTTGGAAGAGGAATTCGAAACCGAAATCCCTGACGAAGAAGCAGAAAAAATCACTACCGTTCAGCTGGCGATCGACTACATCAATCAAAACCTTGGTTGA
- a CDS encoding Maf family protein gives MRQLILASSSPYRRALLQKLGLPFQTASPHINEEAAPNESATVLATRLAREKAQALRHEFPDALIIGSDQVAECDGQRLGKPGTPDKAAQQLQLCSGKTVIFHTGLCLFDSRSGAHSTLCEQYAVQFRALNSREIERYIELDSPLDCAGSFKAEGLGIALFEKMEGNDPNTLIGLPLIRLMELLRQYEVDPLA, from the coding sequence ATGCGACAACTGATACTGGCGTCCAGCTCACCCTATCGCCGCGCACTATTACAGAAGCTGGGGCTCCCCTTTCAAACCGCATCTCCCCATATAAATGAAGAAGCAGCACCCAATGAAAGCGCGACGGTACTCGCCACGCGACTAGCCAGGGAAAAGGCACAGGCCCTGCGCCACGAATTTCCCGACGCCCTGATTATTGGCTCCGACCAGGTGGCAGAATGTGACGGTCAACGACTGGGAAAACCGGGAACCCCTGATAAGGCTGCACAGCAACTGCAGCTCTGCTCCGGCAAAACAGTAATTTTTCACACCGGACTCTGCCTTTTTGACTCCAGAAGTGGAGCCCATTCCACCCTGTGCGAACAATACGCCGTTCAATTCAGAGCGCTCAACTCGCGAGAGATAGAGCGCTATATCGAGCTGGATTCCCCACTGGACTGTGCAGGATCATTCAAAGCGGAAGGTTTAGGGATCGCACTTTTCGAAAAAATGGAAGGAAACGATCCCAATACCCTGATTGGCCTCCCATTAATTCGATTGATGGAGCTACTCAGACAATACGAAGTGGACCCGCTCGCCTGA
- the rpmF gene encoding 50S ribosomal protein L32, protein MAVQQNKKTRSRRGMRRSHDALSGPTLSVDPTTGEKHHRHHVTKDGFYRGRKVIDVGGSSEEE, encoded by the coding sequence ATGGCTGTTCAGCAGAACAAAAAAACCCGTTCCCGTCGCGGTATGCGTCGTTCTCACGATGCACTGAGCGGACCTACTCTGTCCGTAGATCCGACTACTGGTGAAAAGCATCACCGTCACCATGTGACCAAAGATGGTTTCTACCGCGGTCGCAAAGTGATCGACGTCGGCGGCTCTTCCGAAGAAGAGTAA